From Dehalococcoidales bacterium, the proteins below share one genomic window:
- a CDS encoding homocitrate synthase, whose protein sequence is MPKIYLIDVTNRDGVQTAKLGLSKLEKTMINIYLNDMGIFQSEFGFPTTKHEINYLTANLELAEIGFLQPLRLSGWIRAIPADVETAMKNVPKLKHLALSISTSDQMINGKFQGRKTKADVINDMTSAADAARAYGVESFGVNAEDASRTDINYLIEFGLAAKAHGAARLRYCDTLGYDNPFSIYNNCRQLAEKVGLPIELHCHNDLGMAVANSITGAIGVIDGGQDAYINTTLNGIGERAGNADLVAVMLAATKSKDLSAKYELGGPIKLNMAWKICKFASYAFDVPIPINQPGVGANAFSHESGIHADGVLKDPENYELYNYEDLGRGDPEFVETGREISTGEYGGISGFSHVMSKLPVSIKFSDRGKANDILELVRYANVESQKPLVEDQLMFIAKYPGIAKKLLTLTPLD, encoded by the coding sequence ATGCCCAAGATTTACCTAATAGACGTAACCAACCGTGACGGCGTGCAGACGGCCAAGCTGGGACTATCCAAGCTGGAAAAGACCATGATAAATATTTACCTGAACGACATGGGCATCTTCCAGTCCGAGTTCGGTTTTCCCACCACCAAGCATGAAATCAATTACCTGACCGCCAACCTGGAGCTGGCGGAGATAGGTTTTCTCCAGCCCCTGCGTTTGAGCGGCTGGATACGGGCCATCCCGGCCGACGTGGAAACGGCCATGAAAAACGTGCCCAAGCTGAAGCACCTGGCGCTTTCCATTTCCACCTCCGACCAGATGATTAACGGCAAGTTCCAGGGGCGGAAGACGAAGGCAGATGTCATCAACGACATGACCAGTGCCGCCGACGCCGCCCGCGCCTACGGAGTGGAGTCGTTCGGGGTGAACGCGGAAGACGCCTCGCGGACGGACATTAACTACCTTATCGAGTTCGGGCTGGCGGCCAAGGCGCACGGCGCCGCCCGGCTGCGCTACTGCGATACCCTGGGCTACGATAATCCCTTTTCCATCTACAACAACTGCCGCCAGCTGGCGGAAAAGGTGGGGCTGCCCATCGAGCTGCACTGCCATAACGACCTGGGCATGGCAGTGGCCAACTCCATCACCGGCGCCATCGGCGTGATAGACGGGGGGCAGGACGCCTACATCAACACCACGCTCAACGGCATCGGGGAGAGGGCGGGCAACGCCGACCTGGTGGCGGTTATGCTGGCGGCCACCAAGTCCAAAGACCTCTCCGCCAAGTACGAGCTGGGCGGCCCAATAAAACTGAACATGGCCTGGAAAATCTGCAAGTTCGCCAGCTATGCCTTCGACGTGCCCATCCCCATCAACCAGCCCGGCGTGGGCGCCAACGCTTTCTCCCACGAGTCCGGCATACACGCGGACGGCGTTTTAAAAGACCCGGAAAACTACGAGCTTTACAACTACGAAGACCTGGGCCGGGGCGACCCGGAGTTCGTGGAGACCGGGAGGGAAATAAGCACCGGGGAATACGGCGGCATCTCCGGCTTCAGCCACGTGATGAGCAAGCTGCCGGTATCCATCAAGTTCTCCGACCGGGGAAAAGCCAACGATATCCTGGAGCTGGTGCGCTACGCCAACGTGGAATCGCAGAAGCCGCTGGTGGAAGACCAGCTGATGTTCATCGCCAAGTACCCGGGCATCGCCAAGAAGCTGCTTACCCTGACACCGCTGGACTAA
- the yajC gene encoding preprotein translocase subunit YajC — translation MNKVLKIGLIAGLLLSVLVLFSGCYASTSTTSADGEPVETSWFSQYGMLLFLVVIFALFYFVMIRPQRKRQKEHQQMMEGLQKGDRVVTAGGIYGTIDSLSDDSVVIKVEGGTTMRVARGSVAVRRDETSMSMRK, via the coding sequence ATGAATAAGGTGTTAAAAATCGGACTCATAGCAGGGCTGCTCCTTTCAGTCCTGGTGCTTTTCAGCGGCTGTTACGCTTCTACCAGCACTACCTCAGCGGACGGCGAACCGGTGGAGACCAGCTGGTTCTCCCAGTACGGAATGCTCCTTTTCCTGGTGGTAATCTTCGCGCTTTTCTACTTCGTGATGATACGCCCGCAGCGAAAACGCCAGAAGGAACACCAGCAAATGATGGAAGGGCTGCAAAAGGGCGACAGAGTAGTCACGGCCGGCGGCATTTACGGCACCATCGATAGCCTCAGTGATGATTCCGTCGTGATTAAAGTGGAAGGCGGCACCACCATGAGGGTGGCGCGGGGCAGCGTGGCGGTGCGGCGGGACGAAACGAGTATGAGTATGAGGAAATAA
- a CDS encoding ABC transporter ATP-binding protein, producing MEEIIGLKDLAYAYPDGRRALSGINLSVSRGEALAIIGPNGAGKSTLLLHLNGILRGREGVKVFGENITDKNLKEVRRRIGLVFQDPDDQLFSATVFDDVAFGPLNLDYTEAEVRRAVAAALAKVGMSGFENRSSHHLSLGERKRIAIATVLSMSPEVMVLDEPTSNLDPAGKWQLIDMLLALPVTRIIATHDLELVAALCRRVVILDGGKIAADDTVEKILHDRALLETHGLCRPAGAKAAIESASPFPG from the coding sequence ATGGAAGAAATAATCGGGCTGAAAGACCTGGCTTATGCTTACCCGGACGGGCGGCGGGCGCTGAGCGGCATCAACCTGTCCGTGAGCCGCGGCGAGGCGCTGGCCATCATCGGCCCCAACGGCGCCGGCAAGTCCACCCTGCTCCTTCACCTCAACGGCATCCTGCGCGGCCGGGAAGGCGTCAAGGTATTCGGGGAAAATATTACGGATAAAAACCTGAAAGAGGTCAGGCGGCGCATCGGGCTGGTGTTCCAGGACCCGGATGACCAGCTTTTTTCCGCCACCGTTTTCGATGATGTGGCCTTCGGCCCGCTGAACCTGGATTATACCGAGGCGGAAGTCCGCCGGGCGGTGGCGGCGGCGCTGGCTAAAGTGGGCATGTCCGGCTTTGAAAACCGCTCCTCCCACCACCTGAGCCTGGGCGAGCGCAAGCGCATCGCCATCGCCACGGTGCTGTCCATGAGCCCGGAAGTCATGGTCCTGGATGAGCCTACCAGCAATCTCGACCCCGCCGGCAAGTGGCAGCTGATAGATATGCTGCTGGCGCTGCCGGTGACGCGCATCATCGCCACCCATGACCTGGAGCTGGTGGCCGCCCTCTGCCGCCGCGTGGTTATCCTGGACGGGGGCAAAATAGCCGCCGATGACACGGTGGAAAAGATACTGCATGACAGGGCTTTGCTGGAGACGCACGGGCTGTGCCGCCCGGCCGGCGCTAAAGCAGCGATAGAGTCTGCGTCGCCATTTCCAGGCTGA
- a CDS encoding endonuclease, whose translation MAAPSESRPNILREIYRRLYARYGPQHWWPAQTPFEVMAGAVLTQSAAWSNVEKAIKNLEGAGKLAAAALRQIPEKELAGLIYSCGYYNTKARKLKALAGWLGEQCGDDLDRLFTEDTASLRHKLLGVYGVGEETSDAILLYAGNKPVFVIDAYTRRIVERLGLAPERRSYADYQSLFMSRLPVDSRLFNEYHALLVRLGKEVCRKQPRCADCCLNPGGKTQSGRLPCAGLAKP comes from the coding sequence ATGGCAGCACCGAGTGAAAGTCGGCCAAACATCCTCAGGGAAATATACCGCCGGCTATACGCCCGCTACGGGCCGCAGCACTGGTGGCCGGCGCAAACGCCCTTCGAGGTCATGGCGGGGGCGGTTTTAACCCAGAGCGCCGCCTGGAGCAACGTGGAAAAGGCCATCAAGAACCTGGAAGGCGCGGGAAAGCTGGCCGCGGCGGCCCTGCGGCAGATACCGGAAAAAGAGCTGGCCGGGCTGATTTACTCCTGCGGCTACTATAACACCAAGGCGCGCAAGCTCAAAGCCCTGGCGGGGTGGCTGGGGGAACAGTGCGGCGACGACTTGGACAGGCTTTTCACGGAAGACACCGCCAGCCTGCGTCACAAGCTGCTGGGGGTGTACGGCGTCGGCGAAGAGACGTCCGACGCCATTTTACTGTACGCCGGCAACAAGCCCGTTTTCGTCATCGATGCCTATACGCGCCGCATCGTCGAACGTCTGGGGCTGGCGCCGGAGCGCCGGAGCTACGCGGACTACCAGAGCCTTTTCATGTCCCGCCTGCCCGTTGACTCCAGACTTTTTAACGAGTACCACGCCCTGCTGGTGCGCCTGGGCAAGGAAGTGTGCCGCAAACAGCCCCGGTGCGCGGACTGCTGCCTTAATCCCGGCGGAAAAACCCAAAGCGGCCGGTTACCCTGCGCCGGATTAGCCAAACCATAA
- a CDS encoding MiaB/RimO family radical SAM methylthiotransferase: MPTYHIWTIGCQMNKAESERLAARFTELGYGVAKSINEADLIILNSCVVRQSAENRVINKLHDLKHLKKERPGVTLALTGCIVESDTDRLHKKFPFIDHFFKAGENPPWLEKPLTQPLPLIPSPSVYVTISQGCDNFCAYCIVPFRRGRERSRPLEEIICEVKELARRGAKEVVLLGQNVDSYGRDLPGKPDLADLLARLNETEGLARLRFLTNHPKDMSQKLIETIAGLDKVCEQMNLPVQAGSDEILKAMKRGYTAAQYRRLVESIREHIPGAAISTDIIVGFPGETESQFRQTLDLLNTLKFATVHVAAYSPREGTAAARDYADDVPPDEKKDRLSRVEALQERVQSDINAGLLGETLEILVEGRNKGKWYGRTRTDKLVFFSGGGEYAGRLVKIKIDKTSAWSLQGKIAADGEN, encoded by the coding sequence ATGCCTACCTACCATATCTGGACCATAGGCTGCCAGATGAACAAGGCAGAGAGCGAACGGCTGGCGGCGCGCTTTACGGAGCTGGGATACGGGGTGGCCAAAAGCATTAACGAGGCCGACCTTATAATCCTGAACAGCTGCGTAGTGCGCCAGAGCGCCGAAAACAGGGTGATTAACAAGCTGCACGACCTGAAGCACCTGAAAAAAGAGCGGCCGGGCGTGACGCTGGCGCTGACCGGCTGCATCGTGGAGTCGGACACTGACAGGTTGCATAAAAAATTCCCGTTTATCGACCACTTTTTCAAAGCGGGGGAAAACCCGCCGTGGCTGGAAAAACCTCTTACTCAACCCTTACCCCTGATCCCTTCTCCCTCTGTTTACGTGACCATCAGCCAGGGGTGCGATAACTTCTGCGCCTACTGCATCGTGCCTTTCCGGCGCGGGCGGGAGCGGAGCCGGCCTTTAGAGGAGATAATTTGTGAGGTCAAAGAGCTGGCGCGGCGGGGGGCTAAAGAGGTAGTCCTGCTGGGGCAGAACGTGGACTCCTACGGGCGCGATTTGCCGGGCAAGCCGGACCTGGCCGATTTGCTGGCGCGGCTCAACGAAACCGAAGGGCTGGCGCGGCTGCGCTTTCTGACCAACCACCCCAAGGACATGAGCCAGAAGCTTATCGAGACGATAGCGGGGCTGGACAAGGTCTGCGAGCAGATGAACCTGCCGGTGCAGGCGGGGAGCGATGAAATCCTCAAGGCCATGAAGCGCGGCTATACCGCGGCGCAGTACCGGCGGCTCGTTGAAAGCATCCGGGAGCACATTCCCGGCGCGGCCATCAGCACGGATATAATCGTGGGATTTCCGGGGGAAACGGAAAGCCAGTTCCGGCAGACGCTGGACTTGCTCAATACGCTAAAGTTTGCTACAGTTCATGTAGCGGCTTATTCGCCGCGGGAGGGCACGGCCGCCGCCCGGGACTACGCGGACGACGTCCCGCCGGACGAGAAAAAAGACAGGTTAAGCAGGGTGGAGGCGCTACAGGAGAGGGTGCAGTCGGACATCAACGCCGGACTGCTGGGCGAGACCCTGGAAATACTCGTCGAGGGCAGGAACAAAGGCAAATGGTACGGCCGCACCCGCACGGACAAGCTGGTATTTTTCAGCGGCGGCGGGGAATACGCCGGGCGGCTGGTAAAGATAAAGATAGACAAGACCAGCGCCTGGTCGTTACAGGGCAAGATAGCGGCGGACGGGGAAAATTAG
- a CDS encoding class I SAM-dependent methyltransferase — translation MSADKWGFAQWAPSYDDSVSRADLSGDWIFKDYGRVLDTVVAYCGLDENSYSSLLDIGCGTGSLAARFLSRGLQVTGIDPVAEMRRICRRQYPAVRVMAGDFLKIPPSLPRFDLIVSTYALHHLTAPEKAAAVPLLKKHLKPGGRVVIADLMFQNAAAENRIKQALREAGRADILADFAEEFPALYEELGILFQGEGFCFDGARLTDSVWLLRASL, via the coding sequence ATGTCCGCGGATAAATGGGGCTTCGCTCAGTGGGCGCCGTCTTACGACGACTCTGTCAGCCGGGCCGACCTCTCCGGCGACTGGATATTCAAGGACTACGGCCGCGTGCTGGACACGGTCGTCGCTTACTGCGGGCTGGATGAAAACAGCTATTCTTCCCTGCTGGATATCGGCTGCGGCACCGGCAGCCTGGCGGCGCGCTTTCTCTCCCGCGGCCTGCAAGTGACCGGTATCGACCCGGTGGCTGAAATGCGGCGTATCTGCCGCCGCCAATACCCCGCCGTCAGGGTCATGGCCGGCGACTTCTTGAAAATACCCCCCTCCCTGCCCCGCTTCGACCTTATAGTCTCCACTTACGCGCTGCATCATTTAACCGCGCCGGAAAAGGCGGCGGCTGTCCCCCTGCTGAAAAAACACCTCAAGCCCGGCGGGCGCGTCGTCATCGCCGACCTTATGTTTCAGAACGCCGCCGCAGAGAACCGTATTAAGCAAGCCCTGCGGGAGGCTGGCAGAGCCGATATCCTGGCGGACTTCGCCGAAGAGTTCCCCGCGCTTTACGAGGAACTGGGGATACTCTTCCAGGGTGAAGGCTTCTGCTTTGACGGCGCCCGGCTCACGGACTCCGTCTGGCTATTAAGGGCCAGTCTTTAG
- the nadC gene encoding carboxylating nicotinate-nucleotide diphosphorylase: MDTQLNQYISDAQLDAIIGAALDEDISQGDVTSEALIPPELAGRAEVTVKEQGVLAGIGVAARVFRRIDPLIKIEIMIEDGTPVKPGDIAASIAGSVASILKAERTALNFLQRLSGIASQTARYAAEIQGFSAGIYDTRKTTPGLRLLEKYAVRMGGGHNHRHHLADAVLIKDNHIAALRAMGLGLKEIIDKARQNAPAGITVEIEVTTPREAAEAMKAGADIIMLDNMSINDMKQVVNMAAGRVKLEASGGITLENVRQAAMAGVDIISIGALTHSYKALDISLEMATQTLSLL, encoded by the coding sequence ATGGACACACAGCTCAATCAATATATATCCGACGCGCAGCTGGATGCCATCATCGGCGCCGCCCTGGACGAGGACATATCCCAGGGAGACGTCACCAGCGAGGCGCTGATCCCGCCGGAGCTGGCCGGCAGGGCGGAAGTGACGGTCAAGGAACAGGGCGTCCTGGCCGGCATCGGGGTGGCGGCGCGGGTATTCCGGCGCATCGACCCCTTGATAAAGATTGAAATAATGATAGAGGACGGCACGCCGGTCAAGCCGGGGGACATCGCCGCGAGCATCGCGGGCAGCGTGGCCTCCATACTTAAAGCGGAGCGCACCGCCCTCAATTTTTTACAGCGTTTGAGCGGCATCGCCTCCCAGACAGCGCGGTACGCGGCGGAAATCCAGGGCTTTAGCGCCGGCATCTACGATACGCGCAAGACCACCCCCGGCCTGCGCCTGCTGGAAAAATACGCGGTGCGGATGGGCGGTGGGCACAATCACCGCCACCACCTGGCCGACGCCGTCCTGATAAAAGACAACCACATAGCGGCGCTGCGGGCCATGGGGCTGGGGCTAAAGGAAATTATAGATAAAGCCCGGCAGAACGCACCCGCCGGCATTACCGTGGAGATAGAAGTGACGACACCCAGGGAGGCGGCGGAGGCGATGAAAGCCGGGGCGGACATCATCATGCTGGACAACATGAGCATCAACGATATGAAGCAGGTGGTGAACATGGCGGCGGGGAGGGTCAAGCTGGAAGCCTCCGGAGGCATCACGCTGGAAAACGTCCGCCAGGCAGCCATGGCGGGGGTGGACATTATCTCTATCGGGGCTTTGACGCACTCTTACAAAGCCCTGGACATCAGCCTGGAAATGGCGACGCAGACTCTATCGCTGCTTTAG
- the tsaA gene encoding tRNA (N6-threonylcarbamoyladenosine(37)-N6)-methyltransferase TrmO: MEDELPEITFKAIGTVRNEIKTREKRETADIVSEIVLDPALTESLDDLDGFSHIIVFFYFHQSRRPSPMKVHPRYRKLPGPVGVFASRSPDRPNPLGKTTVALLERRANVLKVKGLDAMDGTPVIDIKPYMPGLDAADDARMPAWMTNTEGAEMDGKASGEKTFTRMMHVGVVVRDMAKTIERLAELGIGPFTPRVFDPDARETYRGQPFIPSQRVAAQITQIGNIELELIQPIDGQSPHREFLDAKGEGIQHLGFIVEDLEKETARLKAQGAEILLAARFKGGGGVTYLDLEAAGLIVELVQPGHG; encoded by the coding sequence ATGGAAGACGAACTGCCGGAAATCACTTTCAAAGCCATCGGCACGGTGCGCAACGAGATAAAGACGCGGGAAAAGCGCGAGACGGCGGATATCGTCTCCGAAATAGTGCTCGACCCCGCCCTGACCGAGTCCCTGGACGACCTGGACGGTTTTTCCCACATCATCGTCTTTTTCTATTTTCACCAGTCCCGCCGTCCTTCCCCGATGAAAGTCCACCCCAGGTACCGCAAGCTGCCCGGGCCGGTGGGCGTGTTCGCCAGCCGCTCCCCGGATCGCCCCAATCCGCTGGGCAAGACCACCGTGGCCCTGCTGGAGCGCCGCGCCAACGTGCTGAAAGTGAAGGGGCTGGACGCCATGGACGGCACGCCGGTTATCGATATCAAGCCGTACATGCCGGGGCTGGACGCGGCGGATGACGCCAGGATGCCGGCATGGATGACAAATACCGAGGGGGCCGAGATGGACGGCAAAGCATCCGGGGAAAAGACTTTTACCCGCATGATGCACGTGGGGGTGGTGGTGCGGGATATGGCCAAGACGATAGAACGCCTGGCCGAACTGGGAATAGGCCCGTTCACGCCCAGGGTTTTCGACCCGGACGCCCGGGAGACTTACCGCGGCCAGCCTTTCATACCGAGCCAGAGGGTGGCCGCCCAGATTACGCAAATCGGCAATATCGAGCTGGAGCTGATACAGCCGATAGACGGCCAGTCCCCTCACCGGGAATTCCTCGATGCCAAAGGCGAGGGAATCCAGCATTTGGGGTTTATCGTGGAGGACCTGGAAAAAGAAACAGCGCGCCTGAAAGCACAGGGCGCGGAAATATTACTGGCCGCCCGGTTCAAGGGGGGCGGCGGGGTAACGTACCTGGACCTGGAGGCGGCGGGGCTGATAGTGGAGCTGGTGCAGCCCGGCCACGGCTAG
- a CDS encoding type II restriction endonuclease, with translation MKNINFYKNALNCNSSDEVFSYLVNNLKPSVLLWPYFVNWEKVLRNTRNIEISLNKLNYLIGKENFDDEFRYLFIHEPELVKIIPFLVVRDGKNTSRFKVLVDYTQKRLVYEDYDFSKSKPDSTDIEKYLFFVKETGLKELIVSQKIKNLVDYMIGVEAGLDSNGRKNRNGHSMEKVVEYFIQDLCTRYGFKYLKEADSSKIKKELGYSVPIDKSSRRYDFVVSSGEELVLFETNYYSGSGSKLKSTAGEYRNLFDVLQGKYRFVWITDGFGWASTTRPLRETFDHIEYIFNLNMLEKGILDFILPSNNTKALK, from the coding sequence ATGAAAAACATTAATTTCTATAAAAATGCTTTAAACTGTAATAGTAGCGATGAGGTTTTTAGCTATTTAGTAAATAATTTAAAACCGAGTGTATTATTATGGCCTTACTTTGTTAACTGGGAAAAAGTATTAAGAAATACAAGAAATATTGAGATATCTCTCAATAAGCTGAATTACCTAATTGGCAAAGAAAATTTTGATGATGAATTCAGGTATTTATTCATACATGAACCAGAATTAGTTAAAATCATACCTTTTCTAGTTGTAAGGGATGGTAAAAATACCTCCAGATTCAAAGTCCTTGTTGATTATACGCAAAAAAGATTGGTTTACGAGGACTATGATTTCAGCAAATCAAAACCAGATAGTACTGATATTGAGAAGTATTTATTCTTTGTTAAAGAAACAGGATTAAAAGAATTAATCGTTTCACAGAAAATTAAAAACCTCGTTGATTACATGATTGGAGTTGAAGCTGGACTTGATAGTAATGGAAGAAAAAACCGTAATGGTCACAGCATGGAAAAGGTTGTGGAATATTTTATTCAGGATTTGTGTACGAGATATGGTTTTAAATACTTGAAGGAAGCTGATTCAAGTAAAATTAAAAAAGAACTCGGATATAGCGTGCCAATAGATAAGTCTTCGAGAAGGTATGATTTTGTTGTGTCCAGTGGAGAAGAGCTAGTATTATTTGAAACGAATTATTACAGCGGAAGCGGATCTAAATTAAAATCAACTGCTGGCGAATATCGTAATCTATTTGACGTATTACAAGGAAAATATCGCTTTGTTTGGATTACAGATGGTTTCGGATGGGCATCAACTACGAGACCACTAAGAGAGACATTTGATCATATTGAATATATTTTCAACCTTAATATGCTGGAAAAAGGTATTCTGGATTTTATCCTGCCATCCAATAACACCAAGGCATTGAAGTAA
- a CDS encoding dihydroorotate dehydrogenase has translation MTPDLTVQLAPKNKKGLLLANPVMTASGTFGYGTEYSRMLDIQRLGAIVCKGTTLKPREGNPQPRLVETACGVINSIGLQNIGVGALIREKAPIWAGWRVPVIVNIAGDTVEEYGELAQALDGVAGVSGIEVNISCPNVKAGGAAFGADAPTAAAVTRAVRKATSLPVMVKLTPNAGDIAGVARAVEEAGADALSLINSVRGMAIDIKTRRPVIANITGGLSGPAIKPIALALVYEVAGAVKVPVAGCGGIATAADALEFIMAGAGAVQVGSATYANPRAALEIIEGIMAFMEKEGIKTIGEIVGAGRRNPKL, from the coding sequence GTGACCCCGGACTTAACGGTCCAGTTAGCCCCGAAAAACAAAAAAGGCTTGCTCCTGGCCAACCCCGTCATGACGGCTTCCGGTACCTTCGGGTACGGGACGGAATACAGCCGGATGCTGGATATCCAGAGGCTGGGCGCCATCGTCTGCAAAGGCACCACCTTAAAGCCGCGGGAGGGTAACCCGCAGCCGCGCCTGGTGGAGACCGCCTGCGGCGTAATCAACTCCATCGGGCTGCAAAACATCGGGGTGGGGGCGCTCATCAGAGAGAAAGCGCCGATATGGGCGGGCTGGCGGGTGCCGGTAATCGTTAACATCGCCGGGGACACGGTAGAGGAGTACGGGGAACTGGCTCAAGCGCTGGACGGCGTGGCGGGCGTCAGCGGCATCGAGGTAAATATAAGCTGTCCCAACGTTAAAGCGGGGGGGGCGGCATTCGGGGCGGATGCGCCCACCGCCGCCGCAGTGACCAGGGCGGTCAGAAAAGCGACCAGTTTGCCGGTGATGGTCAAGCTCACGCCCAATGCGGGGGACATCGCCGGGGTGGCGCGGGCGGTCGAGGAGGCCGGGGCGGACGCTTTATCCCTGATCAACAGCGTCAGGGGCATGGCCATAGATATCAAAACAAGGCGGCCCGTCATCGCGAATATTACCGGCGGGCTTTCCGGACCGGCTATCAAGCCGATAGCGCTGGCGTTAGTGTATGAGGTGGCCGGGGCGGTAAAGGTGCCGGTGGCGGGGTGCGGGGGCATCGCCACCGCCGCGGACGCGCTGGAGTTTATCATGGCGGGGGCGGGCGCGGTGCAGGTGGGGAGCGCCACTTACGCCAATCCCCGCGCCGCGCTGGAGATAATCGAGGGCATAATGGCTTTCATGGAAAAAGAGGGGATTAAAACCATTGGGGAGATAGTGGGGGCGGGGAGAAGAAATCCTAAGCTCTAA
- a CDS encoding DUF1801 domain-containing protein, with product MNSQIDAYIDKQPSPQQEICRALRGLIFKTFPGVMEEMKWGVPAFAGGKFYIVGLKDHVNLGFSLEGLTKEDEKLFDGGGKTMKHIEVMSTDGIDESRIVELLKLVDKRAKV from the coding sequence ATGAACAGCCAGATTGATGCTTATATTGATAAGCAGCCGTCTCCCCAGCAAGAAATCTGCCGGGCTTTGCGGGGGCTTATTTTCAAGACCTTCCCCGGCGTTATGGAAGAAATGAAGTGGGGCGTGCCCGCCTTTGCCGGGGGCAAGTTTTACATCGTGGGGCTGAAGGACCACGTCAACCTGGGGTTTTCTCTTGAAGGTCTGACGAAAGAGGATGAAAAGCTCTTCGACGGGGGCGGCAAAACGATGAAGCACATCGAGGTCATGTCCACGGACGGCATCGATGAAAGCAGAATCGTGGAATTGTTGAAACTGGTGGACAAAAGGGCTAAAGTATAA
- a CDS encoding site-specific DNA-methyltransferase, whose protein sequence is MKTPYYEVPRFKLYLDDCLKVLAEIPENSIDMVFADPPYFLSNGTFTCQNGKRVSVKKGEWDLGNGLKDTFNFHIDWIKACKRVLKPNGTIWISGTYHSIYQCGFALEINQFHILNDISWFKPNASPNLSCRYFTASHETLIWAIKDNKYKHTFNYDLMKNGMWKEDFIKKNGNQMRSVWAINTPKKEEKKYGKHPTQKPADLLKRVILASTNSGNLVLDPFAGSSTTGLVAYYYGRDFIGIDNSKEYLDLSIKRFEDMKEKTGNRLAFSI, encoded by the coding sequence ATGAAAACACCATATTACGAAGTGCCGCGCTTCAAACTTTACCTGGACGATTGCCTCAAGGTACTTGCAGAAATTCCGGAAAACTCTATAGACATGGTTTTCGCCGATCCTCCTTATTTTCTTTCTAATGGAACATTTACTTGTCAAAATGGCAAGAGAGTAAGCGTTAAAAAGGGCGAATGGGATTTGGGTAACGGATTAAAAGACACTTTCAATTTCCATATTGATTGGATAAAAGCATGTAAAAGAGTTTTAAAGCCTAACGGGACTATCTGGATAAGCGGCACATATCATTCTATTTACCAGTGTGGATTTGCTTTAGAAATTAACCAATTTCATATTCTTAATGATATTTCGTGGTTCAAACCCAATGCCTCACCCAATCTAAGTTGCCGCTATTTTACCGCCAGTCATGAAACCCTTATATGGGCAATTAAAGATAATAAATATAAGCATACCTTTAATTATGACCTGATGAAAAACGGCATGTGGAAAGAAGATTTTATTAAAAAGAATGGCAATCAAATGAGGTCGGTTTGGGCAATCAATACACCTAAAAAAGAAGAAAAGAAATACGGAAAACATCCCACGCAGAAACCGGCCGATTTACTAAAACGCGTCATATTGGCGAGTACTAATAGCGGAAATTTGGTGTTGGATCCATTTGCGGGAAGCTCGACCACCGGTCTGGTAGCTTATTATTATGGTAGAGATTTCATTGGTATTGATAATTCAAAAGAGTATCTAGACCTCTCAATTAAAAGGTTTGAGGATATGAAAGAAAAAACGGGGAATAGACTAGCATTTTCAATATGA